A window of the Eleutherodactylus coqui strain aEleCoq1 chromosome 8, aEleCoq1.hap1, whole genome shotgun sequence genome harbors these coding sequences:
- the FZD5 gene encoding frizzled-5 isoform X2: MAGLNPGVFVVSLVFILQVPMSVSAASKAIVCQEITVPMCKGIGYNYTYMPNQFNHDTQDEAGLEVHQFWPLVEIQCSLDLKFFLCSMYTPICLADYKKPLPPCRSVCERAKAGCSPLMRQYGFAWPERMNCDKLPQNGDPENLCMDYNRTETTTLPPLFVKPTQPPRGPKHLTPLHSQKQPNSDCEGVCKCREPFISITKESHPLYNRIKTGQVPNCAMPCFQPYFTQDEKTFATFWIGLWSILCFVSTFATVATFLIDMERFRYPERPIIFLSTCYLFVSIGYIVRLIVGHEHVACNRDHIHYETTGPALCTMVFLLIYFFGMASSIWYAVSL; this comes from the exons ATGGCTGGACTGAATCCTGGAGTCTTTGTAGTGAGCCTTGTGTTCATCCTGCAAGTACCAATGTCCGTGTCTGCGGCATCCAAAGCGATTGTCTGCCAAGAAATTACTGTACCAATGTGCAAGGGTATTGGATATAATTACACCTACATGCCCAACCAGTTTAACCACGACACTCAAGATGAAGCTGGCTTGGAAGTACATCAGTTTTGGCCTTTGGTGGAAATTCAATGCTCACTTGACTTGAAATTTTTCCTCTGCAGCATGTATACGCCTATTTGCTTGGCTGACTACAAGAAACCTCTTCCACCCTGCAGATCTGTATGTGAACGAGCTAAAGCAGGTTGTTCTCCACTGATGAGACAATATGGGTTTGCTTGGCCAGAGAGGATGAACTGTGACAAACTTCCACAGAACGGAGACCCAGAAAACCTCTGTATGGATTATAATAGGACTGAAACCACCACACTTCCACCCTTATTTGTAAAGCCAACTCAACCACCTAGAGGACCAAAACACTTGACTCCTCTCCATAGTCAGAAGCAACCAAATAGTGACTGTGAAGGGGTATGCAAATGCCGAGAGCCTTTCATTTCCATAACAAAAGAATCCCATCCCCTGTATAACCGAATCAAGACGGGCCAGGTGCCGAACTGTGCCATGCCATGTTTCCAGCCCTACTTCACTCAGGATGAGAAGACATTTGCTACTTTCTGGATAGGGTTGTGGTCTATATTGTGTTTCGTTTCAACTTTTGCTACCGTGGCCACCTTTCTGATTGACATGGAGAGGTTTAGGTATCCCGAACGGCCCATCATCTTCTTATCCACTTGTTATCTCTTTGTATCCATTGGCTACATCGTCAGACTTATAGTAGGTCATGAACATGTTGCTTGCAACAGAGACCACATTCATTATGAGACAACGGGACCAGCCCTCTGCACAATGGTTTTTCTTCTTATCTACTTCTTTGGAATGGCCAGTTCCATCTG GTATGCTGTGTCTTTGTAA
- the FZD5 gene encoding frizzled-5 isoform X1, which translates to MAGLNPGVFVVSLVFILQVPMSVSAASKAIVCQEITVPMCKGIGYNYTYMPNQFNHDTQDEAGLEVHQFWPLVEIQCSLDLKFFLCSMYTPICLADYKKPLPPCRSVCERAKAGCSPLMRQYGFAWPERMNCDKLPQNGDPENLCMDYNRTETTTLPPLFVKPTQPPRGPKHLTPLHSQKQPNSDCEGVCKCREPFISITKESHPLYNRIKTGQVPNCAMPCFQPYFTQDEKTFATFWIGLWSILCFVSTFATVATFLIDMERFRYPERPIIFLSTCYLFVSIGYIVRLIVGHEHVACNRDHIHYETTGPALCTMVFLLIYFFGMASSIWWVILSFTWFLAAGMKWGNEAIASYSQYFHMAAWLIPSVKSIAVLALSSVDGDPVAGICYVGNQNLDNLRGFVLAPLVVYLFTGTMFLLAGFVSLFRIRSVIKQGGTKTDKLEKLMIRIGIFTVLYTVPATIVVACYIYEQHYREFWEKSHNCSCSGDKKRSRPAYAVFMLKYLMCLLVGITSGVWIWSRKTVDSWKRLLSRCCRSSKSINALAYSEASTALTTRTGLPTSALYHKQVPMSHV; encoded by the coding sequence ATGGCTGGACTGAATCCTGGAGTCTTTGTAGTGAGCCTTGTGTTCATCCTGCAAGTACCAATGTCCGTGTCTGCGGCATCCAAAGCGATTGTCTGCCAAGAAATTACTGTACCAATGTGCAAGGGTATTGGATATAATTACACCTACATGCCCAACCAGTTTAACCACGACACTCAAGATGAAGCTGGCTTGGAAGTACATCAGTTTTGGCCTTTGGTGGAAATTCAATGCTCACTTGACTTGAAATTTTTCCTCTGCAGCATGTATACGCCTATTTGCTTGGCTGACTACAAGAAACCTCTTCCACCCTGCAGATCTGTATGTGAACGAGCTAAAGCAGGTTGTTCTCCACTGATGAGACAATATGGGTTTGCTTGGCCAGAGAGGATGAACTGTGACAAACTTCCACAGAACGGAGACCCAGAAAACCTCTGTATGGATTATAATAGGACTGAAACCACCACACTTCCACCCTTATTTGTAAAGCCAACTCAACCACCTAGAGGACCAAAACACTTGACTCCTCTCCATAGTCAGAAGCAACCAAATAGTGACTGTGAAGGGGTATGCAAATGCCGAGAGCCTTTCATTTCCATAACAAAAGAATCCCATCCCCTGTATAACCGAATCAAGACGGGCCAGGTGCCGAACTGTGCCATGCCATGTTTCCAGCCCTACTTCACTCAGGATGAGAAGACATTTGCTACTTTCTGGATAGGGTTGTGGTCTATATTGTGTTTCGTTTCAACTTTTGCTACCGTGGCCACCTTTCTGATTGACATGGAGAGGTTTAGGTATCCCGAACGGCCCATCATCTTCTTATCCACTTGTTATCTCTTTGTATCCATTGGCTACATCGTCAGACTTATAGTAGGTCATGAACATGTTGCTTGCAACAGAGACCACATTCATTATGAGACAACGGGACCAGCCCTCTGCACAATGGTTTTTCTTCTTATCTACTTCTTTGGAATGGCCAGTTCCATCTGGTGGGTGATCTTGTCTTTTACATGGTTTCTGGCCGCTGGTATGAAGTGGGGCAATGAGGCCATTGCCAGCTACTCTCAGTATTTCCATATGGCTGCATGGCTCATACCAAGCGTCAAATCCATAGCTGTCCTTGCTTTAAGTTCAGTGGATGGTGACCCTGTGGCAGGAATCTGCTATGTGGGTAATCAAAACCTGGACAATCTACGTGGTTTTGTGTTGGCCCCACTGGTAGTATACCTGTTTACAGGGACAATGTTTCTATTAGCTGGGTTTGTTTCACTCTTCAGAATTAGAAGTGTTATAAAACAGGGTGGCAccaaaacagacaaactggaaaaACTGATGATCAGAATCGGTATATTCACTGTACTGTACACTGTACCTGCAACTATAGTGGTTGCCTGTTATATTTATGAACAGCACTACAGGGAATTTTGGGAAAAATCCCACAACTGCTCTTGTTCCGGGGACAAAAAGAGATCCAGACCGGCATATGCGGTTTTTATGCTAAAGTACCTTATGTGTCTGTTGGTTGGTATAACCTCAGGTGTGTGGATTTGGTCTAGAAAAACTGTTGACTCTTGGAAGAGATTGCTAAGTAGATGTTGCAGAAGCAGCAAATCTATCAATGCCTTAGCATACAGTGAAGCCAGCACAGCACTAACGACAAGGACTGGTTTGCCAACTTCAGCTTTATACCACAAGCAAGTGCCAATGTCTCACGTTTGA